A genomic segment from Lignipirellula cremea encodes:
- a CDS encoding N-acyl-D-amino-acid deacylase family protein translates to MCLPIRRHCLAVFSILAVLGCITVPARGAPPEAAFDILLRGGLVIDGTGKPGARADVGIREGRIAAIGALEASQGTIEIDADGLVVCPGFIDLHSHADRGILQYRSAENYIRQGVATLVCGNCGMSPTNVAEFFGKLRDGGTGPNIALLIGHGSVREKIVGSRNVAPDEAQMTAMKREIRKAMEDGAVGMSTSLRYGTGAFASAEEIAELAKELAPYGGFYATHMREEGSQILEAIEEALEIGRLSGTPVHISHHKIASASVFGLTRLTLERIEKARAAGVDVTLDQYPYGAGSSRLAVYVPQDSLSGGIEAFRERIADPEQHRKIAGQIEVLLLDKLYEPGQSPRNEADNIRALARLQIARAKQTPQFEGKNLTEVLQARGEAVTLPNGAELLIELVSQEVVGINHTLDAQPGGDVDRVMQYPLTSHASDGAVFKFGEGNPHPRSYGCFPRVLGHYVRERQLLSLEAAIRKMTWQPAQRLGWTDRGIVREGAWADLAVFDPKTISDKATFQKPHQYSVGVEHVIVGGELVLHKGQMTGSLPGRPVGLPAKKSP, encoded by the coding sequence ATGTGTCTTCCAATCCGCCGCCATTGTTTGGCCGTTTTTTCGATTCTCGCCGTACTCGGCTGTATCACTGTCCCGGCGCGGGGCGCACCGCCGGAAGCCGCGTTTGACATTCTGCTGCGCGGCGGTTTGGTGATCGACGGGACCGGCAAGCCGGGCGCCCGGGCCGATGTCGGCATCCGCGAGGGTCGCATCGCGGCGATCGGGGCGCTCGAAGCTTCCCAGGGAACGATCGAGATTGACGCCGACGGACTTGTCGTTTGCCCTGGGTTTATCGATCTGCACAGCCACGCCGATCGCGGCATTCTGCAGTATCGCAGCGCCGAGAACTATATCCGGCAAGGCGTCGCCACCCTGGTTTGCGGCAACTGTGGAATGTCGCCCACCAATGTGGCGGAGTTCTTCGGCAAACTCCGCGATGGCGGAACCGGGCCGAATATCGCGCTGCTGATCGGACATGGCAGCGTAAGAGAAAAAATCGTCGGCAGCCGCAACGTAGCGCCCGACGAAGCCCAAATGACGGCCATGAAACGCGAGATCCGCAAGGCGATGGAAGACGGCGCGGTCGGCATGTCCACCAGTCTCCGCTACGGAACAGGGGCCTTCGCCAGCGCCGAGGAGATTGCCGAGTTAGCCAAAGAGCTCGCTCCCTATGGCGGGTTCTACGCGACCCACATGCGCGAAGAGGGATCGCAAATCCTCGAAGCGATTGAGGAAGCGCTGGAGATCGGCCGTCTGTCGGGAACGCCTGTGCATATCTCGCATCACAAGATTGCGTCGGCTTCGGTGTTTGGGTTGACCCGTCTGACGCTGGAACGGATTGAGAAAGCGCGGGCCGCCGGCGTCGATGTGACGCTCGACCAGTATCCGTACGGAGCAGGCAGCAGCCGGTTGGCCGTGTATGTGCCGCAGGATTCACTCTCGGGCGGGATCGAAGCTTTCCGCGAGCGGATCGCCGACCCGGAGCAGCATCGCAAGATCGCCGGCCAGATTGAAGTCCTGCTGCTGGACAAACTCTATGAGCCTGGCCAGAGTCCCAGGAACGAAGCCGACAACATTCGCGCCCTGGCTCGACTGCAGATTGCCCGCGCAAAGCAGACGCCGCAGTTTGAAGGGAAGAACCTCACAGAGGTGCTGCAGGCGCGCGGCGAGGCCGTCACCTTGCCCAACGGGGCCGAACTGCTGATTGAATTGGTGAGCCAGGAGGTGGTTGGCATTAACCATACGCTCGACGCGCAGCCGGGCGGCGATGTTGACCGAGTGATGCAGTATCCGTTGACGTCGCATGCTTCCGACGGCGCCGTCTTTAAGTTTGGCGAAGGGAACCCGCATCCGCGTTCTTACGGATGTTTTCCGCGCGTGCTCGGCCACTATGTGCGGGAGCGTCAGTTACTATCCCTGGAAGCGGCGATTCGCAAAATGACCTGGCAGCCCGCCCAGCGTCTGGGATGGACGGATCGCGGAATCGTGCGGGAAGGCGCCTGGGCCGACCTGGCTGTTTTCGATCCGAAAACGATTAGCGACAAGGCCACGTTCCAGAAGCCGCACCAGTATTCGGTCGGCGTCGAACATGTGATCGTCGGTGGGGAACTGGTGTTGCACAAGGGCCAAATGACAGGCTCGCTGCCGGGGCGGCCCGTCGGGCTGCCCGCCAAGAAGTCCCCTTGA
- a CDS encoding thiamine-phosphate kinase: MERSFIEYLQRNEPADDRVPVGIGDDAAVIRLGGDCVAAVDMITDEVDFILAECDPQRIGRKALAVNLSDMAAMAARPVAALVSLLLPREGGGVLAKQLYAGMAPLARQYSTSIAGGDTNSWNGKLAISVTVLGEPTPCGLLRRSGAQQGDHVLVTGDLGGSILGKHFDFMPRVEEAITLRRDYQASAAADISDGLLIDLDRLTRASSLGVELDLEAIPISAAARELAARVGPSTALDHALADGEDFELIFTAPPRAAEQLLRDQPLGVPVTRIGVMIARPGLWRRTPHGREALEPRGFEHRFTE; encoded by the coding sequence ATGGAGCGGTCGTTCATTGAGTACCTGCAAAGGAACGAGCCGGCGGACGATCGCGTGCCGGTCGGGATTGGCGACGACGCCGCGGTGATCCGCCTGGGCGGAGACTGTGTCGCCGCCGTCGATATGATTACCGACGAGGTTGACTTCATTCTGGCCGAGTGCGACCCCCAGCGGATCGGGCGGAAAGCGCTGGCCGTCAACCTGAGCGACATGGCGGCCATGGCGGCGCGGCCCGTGGCGGCGCTCGTTTCCCTGTTGTTGCCGCGTGAAGGCGGCGGCGTCCTGGCCAAACAGCTGTATGCCGGCATGGCGCCGTTGGCGCGGCAGTATTCCACTTCTATCGCTGGCGGCGATACGAACAGCTGGAACGGCAAACTGGCGATCTCTGTCACCGTGCTGGGGGAACCGACGCCGTGCGGCTTGCTCCGCCGCAGCGGGGCCCAGCAGGGCGATCATGTCCTGGTCACAGGCGATCTAGGCGGCAGCATTCTGGGCAAGCACTTTGACTTTATGCCGCGCGTAGAGGAAGCGATCACGCTGCGCCGCGATTACCAGGCATCCGCGGCGGCCGACATCAGCGATGGCCTGCTGATCGACCTCGACCGCCTCACGCGGGCCAGTTCGCTGGGGGTGGAGCTAGACCTGGAAGCGATCCCCATCTCGGCCGCAGCGCGGGAACTGGCGGCCCGCGTAGGTCCGTCGACCGCACTTGACCACGCGCTCGCCGACGGCGAGGATTTTGAGTTGATCTTCACCGCCCCACCGCGGGCGGCTGAGCAGTTGTTGCGCGACCAGCCCTTGGGCGTTCCCGTCACGCGGATCGGCGTTATGATAGCCCGACCCGGTTTGTGGCGACGTACGCCGCATGGCCGGGAAGCCCTGGAGCCGCGTGGGTTTGAACATCGTTTCACGGAGTAA
- the tsaE gene encoding tRNA (adenosine(37)-N6)-threonylcarbamoyltransferase complex ATPase subunit type 1 TsaE yields the protein MSAAASPYLFEAHSLADTDRAGQALAEVLPSGCVVALLGTLGAGKTRLVQALAAGYGVPRHEVVSPTFVLCQHYQGSRRLHHFDAYRLNDDDEFLELGPDEYFESDDITLIEWADRVDACLPEERLEIAIEVSGENSRRFAFRDPSGCYAAVLSGLAERLAG from the coding sequence ATGAGCGCCGCCGCATCCCCTTATTTGTTCGAGGCCCATTCGCTCGCCGACACGGATCGTGCGGGACAAGCACTGGCGGAGGTTCTGCCGTCGGGATGCGTCGTGGCGCTGCTGGGCACCCTGGGCGCCGGCAAGACGCGACTGGTGCAAGCGCTCGCTGCGGGGTATGGCGTGCCGCGGCACGAGGTCGTCAGCCCGACTTTTGTCCTTTGTCAGCACTACCAGGGCAGCCGTCGACTGCATCACTTTGACGCCTATCGACTGAACGACGACGATGAATTCCTGGAGCTTGGCCCCGACGAGTACTTTGAATCCGACGACATCACGCTGATCGAATGGGCCGATCGGGTCGATGCCTGTCTGCCGGAGGAGCGGCTTGAAATCGCGATCGAAGTCAGCGGCGAGAACAGCCGACGCTTTGCGTTTCGTGATCCTTCCGGCTGCTACGCCGCCGTGCTGAGCGGGTTGGCGGAACGTTTGGCGGGGTAG
- a CDS encoding YqjF family protein: MHSAFSQTDHRPWKAPASPWTWRQSWRDLLFMHWPVPADVLRSCVPREVELQEFDGSAWIGIVPFRMAGVMRRPLPDMPWISAFPEINVRTYVETEGKPGVWFLSLDATNPLAIWAASRFFYLPYYRAQMSLKQEGDTYHYYSRRTQGDAAFEATWRPTGDVYASQPGTLESWLTERYCLYAQSPDGRILRNEVQHVPWPLQPAAATITNNTMLSPWNIDLPDSPPLLHFAKRLDVVVWNAEVCPTSAG; encoded by the coding sequence ATGCATTCGGCTTTCTCGCAGACAGATCATCGCCCCTGGAAAGCCCCGGCCAGCCCGTGGACCTGGCGTCAGTCGTGGCGCGACTTGCTGTTCATGCACTGGCCCGTTCCGGCAGACGTTCTTCGTTCTTGTGTGCCGCGGGAGGTCGAACTGCAAGAATTCGACGGTTCGGCCTGGATCGGCATTGTTCCCTTCCGCATGGCGGGCGTCATGCGGCGACCCTTGCCCGACATGCCCTGGATTTCTGCCTTTCCCGAGATCAATGTGCGGACGTACGTTGAAACCGAGGGCAAGCCGGGTGTCTGGTTTTTGAGCCTCGACGCGACCAACCCGCTCGCCATCTGGGCGGCAAGCCGGTTCTTTTACCTGCCCTACTATCGAGCTCAGATGAGCCTGAAACAGGAAGGCGATACTTACCACTATTACTCTCGACGCACGCAGGGAGACGCAGCGTTTGAAGCGACCTGGCGTCCCACCGGCGACGTGTATGCGTCGCAGCCGGGCACGCTGGAAAGCTGGCTGACGGAACGCTACTGCCTGTACGCCCAATCGCCCGACGGACGGATTTTGCGGAACGAAGTGCAGCACGTCCCCTGGCCCCTGCAGCCTGCCGCAGCCACGATTACCAACAACACCATGCTTTCGCCGTGGAACATCGACCTGCCTGACAGCCCGCCCCTTCTGCATTTTGCAAAGCGTCTGGACGTGGTGGTGTGGAACGCCGAAGTCTGCCCGACTTCAGCCGGATAA
- the trpC gene encoding indole-3-glycerol phosphate synthase TrpC, with translation MSTILDKIVATKREEIAQEKVDRPEKELRAALADAPPVRDFFAALSAPGPIRLIAEVKKASPSKGVIREDFHPVEIAQIYQSHGASCISVLTDRAFFQGDLAFLSAIRQAVDLPLLRKDFILDTHQLLTARLAGADAVLLIAECLDDCSLRKLHNEAIELGMTPLVEFYEPDNRQRVLDAGATLVGVNNRDLKTFQTDLRHTVRMKEGLPDECLLVGESGIHSAADVAFLASAGVDAILVGEHLMASDDIGAAVDRLLAGRQSA, from the coding sequence TTGTCGACCATTCTCGATAAAATCGTCGCCACCAAGCGTGAGGAGATTGCCCAGGAAAAAGTCGATCGGCCGGAAAAAGAGCTACGAGCCGCCTTGGCCGATGCTCCGCCGGTGCGCGACTTTTTCGCCGCCCTGTCGGCGCCTGGACCGATCCGGCTGATTGCCGAAGTGAAGAAGGCCAGCCCCTCCAAAGGGGTAATCCGGGAGGATTTCCATCCCGTGGAGATCGCGCAGATTTACCAGTCGCATGGTGCGAGTTGCATCAGTGTGCTGACGGATCGCGCGTTTTTCCAAGGCGACCTTGCCTTTTTGTCCGCCATCCGACAGGCGGTCGATCTGCCGCTGCTGCGAAAAGATTTTATTCTGGATACCCACCAGCTGCTGACGGCTCGACTGGCGGGAGCCGACGCGGTGCTGTTGATCGCCGAATGCCTCGACGACTGTTCGCTTCGCAAATTGCACAATGAAGCGATCGAACTGGGGATGACGCCTTTGGTGGAATTTTACGAACCGGACAATCGCCAGCGGGTCCTCGACGCGGGAGCAACCCTGGTTGGCGTAAATAATCGGGATCTAAAAACCTTTCAGACCGATCTTCGGCACACCGTTCGCATGAAAGAAGGATTACCCGACGAGTGCCTGCTAGTCGGAGAGAGCGGAATTCATAGCGCCGCTGATGTGGCTTTTCTGGCCAGTGCCGGGGTTGATGCGATTCTGGTTGGGGAGCATTTAATGGCGAGCGACGACATTGGAGCGGCAGTCGACAGGCTGCTGGCAGGACGCCAATCCGCTTGA
- a CDS encoding outer membrane beta-barrel protein — MRCKHCWLLLLFMPLIFSVGERAAQGESPGLRQPAFDDDYLLGPDEYFADEQPPTESFGESCDDGWSPGAGRRYRGGRGDDFISQGWFGHRLHSLAPWSGTGLWAPQEPLVGSSWLNRPYHADMIVGGLFTDNPLGSQVRGGAGFLGGIRIGADMADSWGVEARYAIADTDIGYPNGPAPRRNEVQFFDFHVVYYPLGDDRWRPYFSLGAGLAQFNFYDEQGRHYSESTFQLPLGVGIKYFWKPWAAVRFDLHDNIAFGGPNVSMMQNISLTAGIEWRFGGRRRSYYPYNPGVYLR, encoded by the coding sequence ATGCGTTGCAAGCACTGCTGGCTCCTGCTGCTTTTTATGCCGCTGATTTTCAGCGTGGGGGAACGTGCTGCGCAAGGGGAATCGCCCGGTCTTCGTCAGCCTGCCTTTGATGACGACTACCTGCTGGGGCCCGACGAATACTTCGCGGATGAACAGCCCCCGACTGAAAGTTTTGGCGAGAGCTGCGATGACGGCTGGAGCCCTGGCGCTGGCCGGCGCTATCGCGGCGGCAGAGGCGACGACTTTATCTCCCAGGGCTGGTTCGGCCACCGTTTGCACAGCCTGGCGCCCTGGAGCGGTACGGGTCTCTGGGCTCCCCAGGAGCCGCTGGTCGGTTCCAGCTGGCTGAATCGGCCTTATCATGCCGACATGATTGTGGGCGGCCTGTTCACCGACAATCCGCTCGGCAGCCAGGTCCGCGGCGGGGCTGGATTTCTCGGCGGCATAAGAATTGGCGCCGACATGGCCGACAGTTGGGGCGTCGAGGCCCGCTACGCGATCGCCGATACCGACATTGGTTATCCCAATGGACCAGCGCCGCGGCGGAATGAAGTGCAGTTCTTCGACTTCCACGTGGTCTACTACCCACTGGGCGACGATCGCTGGCGGCCCTACTTTTCTCTGGGCGCAGGACTGGCCCAGTTCAACTTTTACGATGAGCAGGGCCGGCACTACAGCGAAAGCACGTTCCAGTTACCGCTTGGCGTCGGTATCAAGTACTTCTGGAAACCCTGGGCGGCCGTTCGCTTCGACCTGCACGACAACATTGCGTTTGGCGGACCGAACGTCAGCATGATGCAGAATATCTCGCTAACCGCCGGCATCGAATGGCGTTTCGGCGGTCGCCGCCGGAGCTACTACCCGTACAACCCTGGCGTCTATCTCCGCTAA
- a CDS encoding sulfatase family protein: MRMLLSMILLLATAGATTAADRPNVILIFIDDMGYGDVGFNGATGPKTPNLDRMATEGMRFNDFYVGCAVCSGSRTALMTGAHYQRLSMNAVLFPNSQAGLHPEEVTIAEVLKQAGYKTACVGKWHLGHLPPCLPTMQGFDSYYGIPYSNDMWIDPANKLADDILLREGLTREQLQAGHKHRNWVPLMRGDEVIEYPADQTTLTKRYTEEAIRFINESGDQPFFLYLPHTMVHLPLAVSKEFEGRTGKLIWDAIEEVDWSVGEILKAVQEAGIDEQTLVIFTSDNGAAVGSSLPLRAKKGSVYDGGIREPTLMRWPGKIPAGSVCTEVAASIDVLPTVARLAGAKLPERKIDGLDIWPLMSGEKGAKSPHETYVLMHGPGTVRSGKWKFYPWREGEGGRRRGQTVENASKEPVQLYDTVADISETTNLAAEYPDVVKQLQQAYDTHVAEIQANRRPTAPLIRPKSATTSERP, translated from the coding sequence ATGCGAATGCTTCTTTCTATGATCCTGCTTCTGGCGACCGCCGGCGCGACGACTGCGGCGGATCGCCCGAATGTGATTCTGATTTTCATTGACGACATGGGCTACGGAGACGTCGGCTTCAACGGCGCGACAGGGCCGAAAACACCGAACCTTGATCGGATGGCGACCGAGGGGATGCGGTTCAACGACTTCTATGTCGGGTGTGCGGTCTGCTCGGGTTCGCGAACGGCCTTGATGACGGGCGCCCATTATCAGCGGCTTAGCATGAACGCCGTGCTCTTCCCCAACAGCCAGGCAGGACTTCACCCGGAGGAAGTCACCATCGCCGAAGTCCTGAAGCAGGCCGGATACAAAACCGCCTGCGTCGGCAAGTGGCATCTGGGGCACCTGCCGCCCTGCTTGCCGACGATGCAAGGTTTCGATTCTTACTATGGCATTCCGTATAGCAACGATATGTGGATTGATCCGGCCAACAAACTGGCCGACGACATTTTGCTGCGAGAAGGTCTGACCCGGGAGCAATTGCAGGCGGGTCATAAACACCGGAACTGGGTTCCCCTGATGCGGGGCGATGAGGTAATCGAGTATCCGGCCGACCAGACGACGCTCACCAAACGCTACACCGAAGAAGCGATTCGTTTTATCAATGAGAGCGGCGACCAGCCTTTCTTCCTTTACCTGCCGCACACCATGGTCCACCTGCCGCTGGCCGTATCCAAAGAATTCGAAGGCCGAACCGGCAAGTTGATCTGGGACGCCATTGAAGAAGTCGATTGGTCCGTCGGGGAGATTCTCAAAGCCGTGCAGGAAGCGGGCATTGACGAACAAACGCTGGTGATCTTCACCAGCGACAACGGCGCCGCGGTCGGCTCGTCGCTTCCCTTGCGCGCCAAAAAAGGCAGCGTTTACGACGGCGGGATCCGCGAGCCCACTCTGATGCGCTGGCCGGGAAAAATTCCTGCGGGCTCGGTCTGCACGGAGGTCGCCGCTTCCATCGACGTTTTGCCGACCGTCGCCAGGCTGGCCGGGGCGAAACTGCCGGAGCGCAAGATCGACGGTCTGGATATCTGGCCGCTCATGTCGGGAGAGAAGGGGGCCAAGAGCCCTCACGAAACCTACGTCCTGATGCACGGCCCGGGCACGGTGCGCAGCGGCAAGTGGAAATTCTATCCCTGGCGTGAAGGAGAAGGCGGCCGACGCCGAGGCCAAACGGTCGAGAACGCTTCCAAAGAGCCGGTGCAACTTTACGACACCGTGGCGGATATTAGCGAAACGACCAACCTGGCCGCCGAGTATCCCGACGTGGTCAAGCAGTTGCAGCAGGCTTACGATACCCACGTCGCCGAGATCCAAGCCAATCGCCGACCGACCGCTCCCCTGATTCGGCCGAAGAGTGCGACCACCTCGGAGCGTCCCTGA
- a CDS encoding APC family permease — translation MSASPLEQDPSSFAGTRHTLQRVLGVRIAMAVVVGNVIGSGIFLKPGNIAGECGSFPIIISVWVLGGVLCFLGALCFAELAAMLPQAGGMYVYLREAYGRPVAFLFGWSEFLFSRPASIGALAVAFVGSLALANNWQLSSPGQAALAGLLIGSVAWINILGVIWGGRLQMVVTVIKVAFLALVALSPLLVLPFSETTFELANYATTVVPRQTTLAGQVGAVLLAVMWAYNGWDGVTPLAEEIRDPGRNIPLALFGGIGVLVVLYVSANFAYHGVLSMSQIADAGDHAAEQMLYRLFGSLGLSAMSAVIMCSTFGAINTNFLQAPRITFAMGRDGVFFRILGAVHAVYRTPSVAIVVNALMAFLLVLAVALAKFLLRDLSAESFRSNLAQQVIASLQADTIFDLLTNFVIFTASIFYTLTVLAVIVLRIRRPDLKRPYKAWGYPLAPAAFLAVYVWFLWQIYWSKPLESHTGLMLIALGIPVYFLYQYLAGKRTKADS, via the coding sequence GTGAGCGCTTCGCCTTTGGAACAGGATCCATCGTCCTTCGCGGGAACTCGGCACACGCTGCAGCGGGTGCTGGGCGTGCGGATTGCGATGGCGGTCGTGGTCGGCAATGTGATTGGATCAGGAATTTTTCTCAAGCCGGGCAACATTGCCGGCGAGTGCGGGAGCTTTCCGATCATCATCAGCGTCTGGGTGCTGGGCGGCGTTCTCTGCTTCCTGGGCGCTTTGTGCTTTGCGGAACTGGCTGCGATGCTGCCACAGGCGGGCGGAATGTACGTTTATTTGCGGGAAGCCTACGGCCGGCCGGTTGCTTTCCTGTTTGGCTGGAGCGAGTTTCTCTTCAGCCGCCCGGCTTCGATCGGGGCGCTCGCGGTGGCGTTTGTGGGCTCGCTGGCGCTGGCCAACAACTGGCAACTGTCGTCGCCGGGGCAGGCCGCGCTGGCCGGCCTTTTGATCGGTTCGGTCGCCTGGATCAATATCCTGGGCGTCATCTGGGGCGGACGCCTGCAGATGGTCGTCACCGTGATCAAGGTAGCGTTTCTGGCCTTGGTCGCCCTTTCCCCTCTGCTGGTGCTGCCGTTCAGCGAAACGACGTTCGAACTGGCCAATTACGCCACGACGGTTGTCCCACGGCAAACAACGCTGGCGGGCCAGGTGGGGGCGGTGTTGTTAGCGGTCATGTGGGCGTACAACGGCTGGGACGGGGTGACTCCCTTGGCGGAAGAGATCCGCGACCCGGGTCGCAATATTCCGCTGGCCCTGTTCGGCGGGATTGGCGTCCTGGTAGTGCTCTATGTTTCCGCCAATTTCGCCTACCACGGCGTGCTATCGATGAGCCAGATTGCCGACGCCGGCGATCACGCTGCGGAACAGATGTTGTACCGCCTGTTTGGATCGCTGGGACTCTCCGCCATGTCGGCCGTTATCATGTGCAGCACTTTCGGGGCGATCAACACCAACTTTCTTCAGGCGCCGCGGATCACGTTTGCAATGGGCCGCGACGGCGTGTTCTTTCGAATTCTGGGAGCCGTGCATGCCGTTTATCGTACGCCCTCGGTAGCGATTGTGGTCAATGCTTTGATGGCGTTCCTGCTGGTGCTGGCCGTTGCTTTGGCGAAGTTTCTCCTGCGTGACCTGTCTGCGGAGAGCTTCCGTAGCAACCTGGCTCAGCAGGTGATCGCCAGCCTCCAGGCGGATACAATTTTCGATCTGCTAACGAACTTCGTGATTTTCACGGCGAGTATTTTCTATACCTTGACGGTGCTGGCGGTGATCGTGCTGCGGATCCGCCGTCCAGATCTAAAGCGGCCCTACAAAGCGTGGGGCTATCCGCTGGCGCCTGCGGCGTTTCTGGCGGTTTACGTGTGGTTCCTTTGGCAAATCTACTGGAGTAAGCCGCTGGAATCCCACACCGGCCTGATGCTGATCGCCCTGGGGATTCCGGTCTATTTTCTCTACCAGTATTTAGCAGGAAAAAGAACAAAAGCAGATTCCTGA
- a CDS encoding membrane or secreted protein produces MRLLMIAFTILAVSASAGCGMTRNIFYPGSIEQQQRFATLHDPYPDNVAGPEVVGGRPLSFANPQPEPVRSDYARNYFMFGR; encoded by the coding sequence ATGCGGCTCCTGATGATCGCCTTTACCATCCTGGCAGTTTCCGCCTCCGCCGGTTGCGGCATGACCCGCAATATCTTTTACCCCGGCAGCATTGAACAGCAGCAACGCTTCGCCACGCTGCATGACCCGTACCCGGACAATGTGGCCGGTCCCGAGGTCGTCGGCGGACGGCCGCTTTCGTTCGCCAATCCCCAGCCGGAACCGGTCCGCAGCGACTACGCCCGCAACTATTTCATGTTCGGCCGCTAG